Part of the Acidimicrobiales bacterium genome, CAGCGACACACCGCTCACCGAGCAGCTCCTCGGCGGGCCGATGTTCTACACCTCGGGCACCACCGGTCGGCCCAAGGGCGTGCGCGGCATGCTCTCCGGTGGGCAGGGCATTCCGAGCGAGATCTTCTCGCTGATCAGCGCCAGCATGAATGAGTTCGTGCCGGCCGATGGCACCACGCTCCTGGCGGGCCCGGCCTACCACTCGGCCCAGTGGGCGTTCAGCTTCATGCCCCTCGTCAACGGCTCGACCGTGGTGATGCGGCACAAGTTCGATGCGGCCGAGACCCTTCGGCTCGTCGATGCCCACGGCGTCACCAACACCCACCTCGTGCCCACCCAGTTCAAGCGGATGCTCGACCTTCCCGAGACGGTCCGCTCGAGCTTCGACGGCTCATCGCTCACTGCGCTCTGGCACGGCGCCGCGCCCTGCCCACCCCCGTGGAAGAAGGCGATGATCGAGTGGGTGGGGCCGCTCGTGCACGAGTACTACGGCTCGACCGAAGGCGCGTTCATCTCGACCATCCGGGCCGAGGACTGGCTTCTTCGTGGGGGCAGCGTCGGTCGGCCGCTGCCGACGATGGAGGTGTTCGTCGTGGACGACGACGGCAACCATCTCGGTGCCGACGAAACCGGCACCCTCTACTTCAAGAGCGCGATGGGTGCGGACTTCGAGTACCACAACGACCCCGACAAGACCGCGGCGGCACACCTCGAGCCGGGTGTCTTCACGACCGGCGACATCGGCCATCTCGACGGCGACGGCTACCTGTGGCTCTCCGATCGCAAGATCGACATGATCATCTCCGGTGGGGTCAACATCTACCCCGCCGAGATCGAGGCGGTCCTGGCCGACCACGAGGCCGTCGTGGACGTCGCCGTCATCGGGGTGCCCAACGACGAGTTCGGCGAAGAGGTGAAGGCAGTCGTGCAGGTCGCCGAGAACGTCGTCGACACCGCGGGCGTCGAGGCCGACCTGATGGCCTCGTGTGGCATCCTCCTGGCCGGCTACAAGCGTCCCCGGTCGATCGACTTCATCGCCGAGATGCCTCGTACCGGCACGGGCAAGATCCTCAAACGTGAGCTTCGCGAGCCCTATTGGGCCGATGTCGATCGCGTGATCTGAGGCTCGTCCCCGTCAGCCGAGGTAGCCGGCTTCGATGCGACTGGGGTCGGCTCGGAGCTCGGCCGCGTCGCCGTCGAGTACCACCTGGCCGTTGACCATCACGACGGCACGGTCGGCGAGTTCGAGCGCCAGATGGATGTGTTGTTCGACGACGACCACGGCGGCTCCCAGCTCGTCGGCGACCCGGCGGACGACGGGCAGCATCTCCTCGACGATGACCGGCGCCAACCCGAGACTCATCTCGTCGACGAGCAGCAGGTCGGGTTCGGTCACAATCGCGCGGGCGACCGCCAGCATCTGCTGTTCGCCACCCGACAGGAGACCGGCCTTGCGGTCGAGCAGGGGGGCAAGGGCGGGGAAGACGTCGACCGCACGGTCGTAGGCGGCTCGGCGATCACGTCGTTTCAGGCCGGGCGCGAGGCGCAGGTTCTCCTTCACCGTGAGCCCCGGAAAAAGGGATCGGTCCTCGGCGACATGGGCCACCCCTCGCCGAGCGACACGGTACGGGTGACGACTGTCGGTCGGCCCACCGAGCACGTCGATCTCGCCACCGATGATCGGTAGGAGTCCGGAGATCGTGCGAAGGGTGGTGGTCTTGCCCGCGCCGTTGGGTCCGAGCAGGGCCACGACCTCGCCGCCCTCCACCGTCAGATCGAGGCCGCGGACCACGGCCACCCCGTCGTAGCCGGCGTCGAGACCGGTGAGTCGCAGGACCGTCATGTCTGTGCCGCGCGGCCGAGGTAGGCGCTCACGACGGCCGGGTCGGCGCGGATCTCGTCCGGGGTGCCGGACGCGATCACCATGCCGAAGTCGAGGACGTGGATGTGGTCGCAGACGTCGAGCACGAGGCCCATGTCGTGATCGATGAGGATCACCGTGACCCCGGTGGCGGCGATGGCCCGCAGCCGGTCGCCCAGGGCCAGGCTCTCGGCGGAGTCGAGGCCGGCGGCCGGCTCGTCGAGAAGGAGCACCTTGGGGTCGGCGGCGAGCGCGCGGGCGACCCCGACGAGTCGGCGCCGTCCATGGCTCAGATCGGCGGGCAGACGATGGCGGTCGTCGGCGACGCCCAGAAGCTCGAGGGCGGCTTCCACGGCGGGTTCCGGTGGGGTGGTGCGGCGGGGCACGAGCGCATCGAGGACGAATTGCCACCACGGGGCCCGGTGGGCGGCGGCGGCGAGATTGTCCTCGACCGTGAGGTCCTCGAAGAGTTCGAGGGTCTGGAAGGTCCGAACCAGGCCGAGGCGGGCTCGCTCGTTGGCGCTGAGCCCACTGATGTCGCGGCCGTCGAGCTCGACCTGTCCCTCGGTGGGCACCATTCCCGTGATGGCATCGATGAACGTGGTCTTGCCCGCGCCGTTGGGACCGATCAGCCCGGTGATGCCGCCGGCGTCGACGGTGAGATCGACGTCGTCGAGCGCCCGGAGGCCGCCGAACGACACGGACAACGAGACGGTGCGCAGCAGTGACATCGGACGGTCACGGTAGGCCGTGGTCACACCGCCGTCCATCCTCCGTCGACGGGGATGACGGTGCCGGTCATGAACGAGGAACTGTCGGATGCCAGCAGCAGCAGCACGCCATCGAGTTCTCCCTCGACACCGGCGCGGCCCATCGGTGCGCCGTCGACCATGTAGGCCGAGGAACGGTCGTCGCGGAACATCTCGCCGTTCATCTCCGTCTCGAACCATCCCGGCGCGATGGCGTTGACCCGCACGCCCTTGCGGGCCCACTCCGAGGCCAGCTCTCTCGTGAGGTTGTGGATCCCGCCCTTGGCCGCCGCGTAGCCCGGGACCCGCAGCCGCCCGCCGGCGACCTCGCCGAGCACCGAGCCGATGTTGATGATGCTGAGCGGGTGCGCGGCGTCGATGGCCCACTTCGCGGCAGCACGAGCCACGCCGTAGGGCGCCACGAGATCGATCTCGATCTCGCGGCGGAACCTCTCGACGTCGAAGTCCAGGGCCGGTACGGCGGAGCTCACCCCGGCGTTGTTCACCACGATGTCGATCCGGTCGTAGTGCGCGAGCGCGGCGTCGACGAGGTCGTCGCCGGCTCCGGGCGCGGTGAGGTCGATGGGCACCGCGTGGGCATCGGGGAGTGCGGCGACGAGGGCATCGAGCCGGTCGGCGCGGCGGGCGGCGACCACGACCCGTGCCCCGGCGGCCGAGAGCACCCGGGCGAAGCGCTCGCCGAGCCCCGAGCTGGCGCCGGTCACGACGGCGACGCGCCCGTCGAGCCGAAACCCGGCCAGGGGGTCGAGTGCGCCGGTCGTGTCGGAGGTCATGACCGGAGAGTCTTGCGCACCACAGTGCCGTCGAAGGAGATGCGCGCCGCCCCCGGGTCGATGTCGGCCTGGTCGTGAGAAACCCACACGACCGTCTGGTGCGTCGCGCCGTGAAGCCGATCGCGGATGAACG contains:
- a CDS encoding ABC transporter ATP-binding protein gives rise to the protein MTVLRLTGLDAGYDGVAVVRGLDLTVEGGEVVALLGPNGAGKTTTLRTISGLLPIIGGEIDVLGGPTDSRHPYRVARRGVAHVAEDRSLFPGLTVKENLRLAPGLKRRDRRAAYDRAVDVFPALAPLLDRKAGLLSGGEQQMLAVARAIVTEPDLLLVDEMSLGLAPVIVEEMLPVVRRVADELGAAVVVVEQHIHLALELADRAVVMVNGQVVLDGDAAELRADPSRIEAGYLG
- a CDS encoding AMP-binding protein, with amino-acid sequence MAILLESHAAAHPDRPALIDEDGTTTWAELCDRVIRLSNGFAARGIGSGDTIAVMMGNRRELYEVLLAAAHTGFTVVPVNWHWVADELAYVIEDSGARALVVGERFADVATTALADPRAAGIEFSVVAGTDADRTGLDAYETLVADGSDTPLTEQLLGGPMFYTSGTTGRPKGVRGMLSGGQGIPSEIFSLISASMNEFVPADGTTLLAGPAYHSAQWAFSFMPLVNGSTVVMRHKFDAAETLRLVDAHGVTNTHLVPTQFKRMLDLPETVRSSFDGSSLTALWHGAAPCPPPWKKAMIEWVGPLVHEYYGSTEGAFISTIRAEDWLLRGGSVGRPLPTMEVFVVDDDGNHLGADETGTLYFKSAMGADFEYHNDPDKTAAAHLEPGVFTTGDIGHLDGDGYLWLSDRKIDMIISGGVNIYPAEIEAVLADHEAVVDVAVIGVPNDEFGEEVKAVVQVAENVVDTAGVEADLMASCGILLAGYKRPRSIDFIAEMPRTGTGKILKRELREPYWADVDRVI
- a CDS encoding ABC transporter ATP-binding protein, which encodes MSLLRTVSLSVSFGGLRALDDVDLTVDAGGITGLIGPNGAGKTTFIDAITGMVPTEGQVELDGRDISGLSANERARLGLVRTFQTLELFEDLTVEDNLAAAAHRAPWWQFVLDALVPRRTTPPEPAVEAALELLGVADDRHRLPADLSHGRRRLVGVARALAADPKVLLLDEPAAGLDSAESLALGDRLRAIAATGVTVILIDHDMGLVLDVCDHIHVLDFGMVIASGTPDEIRADPAVVSAYLGRAAQT
- a CDS encoding SDR family oxidoreductase, translating into MTSDTTGALDPLAGFRLDGRVAVVTGASSGLGERFARVLSAAGARVVVAARRADRLDALVAALPDAHAVPIDLTAPGAGDDLVDAALAHYDRIDIVVNNAGVSSAVPALDFDVERFRREIEIDLVAPYGVARAAAKWAIDAAHPLSIINIGSVLGEVAGGRLRVPGYAAAKGGIHNLTRELASEWARKGVRVNAIAPGWFETEMNGEMFRDDRSSAYMVDGAPMGRAGVEGELDGVLLLLASDSSSFMTGTVIPVDGGWTAV